One window of Penaeus chinensis breed Huanghai No. 1 chromosome 3, ASM1920278v2, whole genome shotgun sequence genomic DNA carries:
- the LOC125040812 gene encoding uncharacterized protein K02A2.6-like gives MDNQHIGLDLQINFVTFSNEKLASLRQETSKDVILHGLKDVIIQGWPEEMKDLPRMLHPYLSFRDELSIEDGLVIKGSRVVIPASMQKLVLDRIHEGHQGITKGQLRAKDCVYWTSINRDIEDLVQQCSICQETSRSHTKETLIPHELPTRPWQYVGTDLFHYGGNDYLIIADYYSKFPVIRKMPMHVTSQAVIKGLKNLFSEYGVPEKVYSDNGRQYSSEEFATFASNWEFEHITSSPHYPQSNGFIERTIQTVKNTIDKAKRSNKDPEMAFLTLRTTPLDSKLPSPAELLIGRKMRSNLPLHLPTKEGQKQDVYENFKRKQDTQKQYYDRGAKDQPTLLPGQAVRVQDHITGRWTPATVVEKSQEPRSYIVETQDGGILRRNRRHIRQTPQPKHPLPDEHHAEESTGTTLNIDNEQDHVSKAPEVVPQEQESTCDGTRTRCGRTIKKPNRLNL, from the coding sequence ATGGACAACCAACATATTGGTCTAGACCTACAGATCAACTTTGTTACATTCAGCAACGAGAAACTAGCCTCACTTAGACAGGAAACCTCAAAAGATGTCATCCTGCATGGACTGAAAGACGTCATTATTCAAGGATGGCCAGAAGAGATGAAAGACTTACCGAGAATGCTGCACCCATACTTGTCCTTCAGAGATGAGCTATCTATTGAAGATGGGCTAGTGATAAAAGGCAGCAGAGTCGTAATCCCAGCTTCCATGCAGAAACTTGTGCTTGACCGCATCCATGAAGGACACCAAGGCATCACGAAAGGCCAACTTCGAGCCAAGGACTGTGTATACTGGACTTCAATCAACAGGGACATTGAAGACCTAGTCCAGCAGTGTTCCATATGCCAAGAAACGTCAAGGTCACATACAAAGGAAACCCTCATCCCGCATGAACTTCCTACACGACCATGGCAGTATGTCGGAACTGATCTTTTCCATTATGGAGGAAATGATTACCTGATTATAGCTGACTACTACTCAAAGTTTCCAGTTATCAGGAAAATGCCCATGCATGTCACAAGCCAAGCTGTGATCAAGGGATTGAAGAACTTGTTTTCTGAGTACGGAGTTCCTGAAAAAGTATATAGCGATAATGGACGCCAATATAGCTCAGAAGAATTTGCAACGTTTGCTTCGAACTGGGAGTTTGAACATATAACAAGCTCACCCCACTATCCTCAGTCAAATGGATTCATTGAAAGAACTATCCAGACTGTTAAAAACACCATCGACAAGGCAAAAAGAAGCAACAAGGATCCAGAAATGGCATTTTTAACCCTACGTACCACACCACTGGATAGCAAGTTGCCAAGCCCAGCAGAACTTTTGAtcggaaggaagatgaggagtaacCTACCACTTCACCTGCCTACAAAGGAAGGACAAAAGCAAGATGTCTATGAAAACTTCAAGAGGAAGCAAGACACACAGAAGCAGTATTACGACCGAGGAGCAAAAGACCAGCCAACACTCCTACCAGGCCAAGCTGTTCGAGTTCAAGACCACATTACTGGAAGGTGGACACCCGCTACAGTCGTTGAGAAATCCCAAGAACCTCGATCATACATAGTCGAAACACAAGATGGAGGTATCTTACGAAGAAACAGACGACACATCAGGCAGACGCCACAACCCAAGCATCCACTTCCAGATGAACACCATGCAGAAGAGTCTACTGGAACTACATTGAATATAGATAACGAGCAAGATCATGTGAGCAAGGCTCCTGAAGTAGTGCCTCAAGAACAAGAATCAACTTGCGATGGCACAAGAACAAGATGTGGCCGTACCATCAAGAAGCCTAATAGACTGAACTTATAA